A window of Desulfobacterales bacterium genomic DNA:
GGATTTACGTTTGTTTGCTCTAAAATAGATATAATACTGTCTATAAAATTTGACTGCATAAATTGTTTACATGAAACATTAATACTAACGCTTAAGGCATCATTTAAAGTATATAATTCATCCCAACATTTCAGTTGTTTACAAGCTTCTTTTAATACCCATGTTCCGATAGGAATTATGAGACCGGTTTCTTCGGCTACAGGAATAAATTTATATGGCGGAATACTTCCTCTATCAGGGTGATTCCAGCGCAATAAAGCTTCAAAACCATCTAATAATCCTGAAGTTAAAGATATAATCGGTTGATAGTGTAATTTAAATTCATTTTTGTTTAAAGCGTCCCTTAAATCTGTTTCTATCGTAGCTTTTTCAATAATTTCTTTTTGCATATATGAATTGAAGAAAATATAAATTTCTCCTTGTTCTTTAGCCTTATACATAGCTATATCAGCGTCGCGAAGTATTTCTTCTGCATTTATATAATCCTGAGTATCACATACAATGCCCATACTTCCGCTTGATATAATATCTTTTCCGCATATATTTACAGTGTCGTGCATTAAACACTGTATACGTTCAATTACAATTAATAAATCATTTCTATCTTTTAGCTCTTCAAGAATTAAAGCAAATTCATCTCCGCCTAAACGAGCTGCCGTATCAATAGACCTAATACTTGATTCTAAAATTTTAGCTATGTGTCTTAGTAAATTATCGCCAGCAATGTGTCCAAGAGTATCATTTACTAATTTAAACTTATTTAAGTCCATCATAACAACCGAAAATTTATAATCATTACGGCGCTTTGACCTTTCTATAGCGTGTTTTAGTCTATCCATAAATAAAGTTCGATTTGGCAAACTCGTCAAAGAATCATAAAATGCTTGACGAGTAATCATTTCTTCGTAAGATTTTCTATCTGTAATATCTTCATAAATATAGTAAGTTCCCTGAACTAAATTATTAATTATTACCGGAATAGCGAGCATTAGAACAGGAATTAATCTTCCGTCCTTATTACATCTTAAGGTCTCTTTTCTTACTACATTTCCGTTTAAAACATTTTTACGGTAGTTTTCGCATTCTGTAATCATATTATCAGGAACTATAAACGAACGGATGCCAAAGCCTTTTATATCAACAGCTCTATATCCGAATAGATTCTCAAAACTTTTGTTAGATTCAACAACATTACGGTTGCCGTCAATAAGAACTATCGCTTGAGGCGAATTTTCGAAAAGTTGTTTATAAAACATCTGTTGTTTATTTAATTCTTCTTCGATTTTTTTACGTTCAGTAATATCAACTACAGTTCCTTCATAATAAAGTATTTCATCGTCTTCATTATGTTCAGCTCTTGCGTTTTCAGAAATCCATATAATTGAACCATCTTTTTTACGAATAGGGGATTCAAAATTAACGACTTCTCCATTAGTATCCATCAATCTTTTAAATTCGTCACGTCTATAAGCTTCAACGTAAAGCTGATTTTTAATGTCTTTAAAATAACGTATCATTTCTTTCGAGGATTGAAATCCATACATCCGAGATAACGCTGGATTTACTTCTAAATAATGTCCTTCGGGAGAAGTTCTAAATATGCCTTCTACCGCGTTTTCAAATATACCGCGATATTTTCTTTCAGCTTCTTCCAAGTTTTTTATTTTTCTATGAATACCAAACAAATTATCTAACATTAGTTTTGCTCTTTCGTTTATATAAGGTGCGCCCATTTGTATCTAATATCCCAAACAAATAATTTAAAAAAATGACGTATCATTATCATTTTTTTAAATAAAAATATAGATTAGCCATATATTTTAGCCTTAATCAACTGACGGGTAGAAGTAGTTGTTACCAACCACTCCCCCCACAAATCAATAAAATCTTCATTTGAATTTAAAGCCAAATATGCTACAGATATTAACAATATAAGATTTTCGGTCAGCCACTACATAACGTAATTAATGATTATTCCTCCAAATAAATCTACATCCTGCTTAGGTAGAACTTTATCATCAAAATTATTAGTGTAAGCTACAAATATCGAAAATGAAAGGGCATCTGTAGCTGAATAAGTTGACGAAAGAGAAAATTGATAATCATTTAAACCAGCATCTTCTCCGAGAGACATATCTTTTCCGATATATCCGACAGAAGCGCTTAATGATGCGTTTAATTTTGACATAATTTCAATGTTATATGCCGCAACAAAACTAATATAGAAATCATCAATTTCATCAAAATCATAATTGGCATTTAATGTAGTAGTAAAATTATCAATTGGAGTAATCCCAAGAGATATATATAATTCTCTTGTTCCATGAGCTCCGGCTGGGAAAAGATACTGAATGCAGCCTAAATCAACAGATAACATCTTAAAATCCATTGAATATTTTAAAGTAATATCAACTTCAGAAAATTCATGTTCTTCTAAAGTATCGTTGTAATCATCTATATCCATATTTGCCCAAACATTTACGCCAAAACCTTTAGAAGCAACATCTATAGATGGCTGAACTACAAAACCGTCATTAAAAGTTATACCACGCCAAACATATGCTGAATTCACATTTAAAGTAGAACTAACTTCAGCGGCTAATGTGACACTTAAACTTAAAAAAAGTATAATTAAAAAAGTAATAAATCCATAAAGTGTTTTCATTGTTTTTCTCCTGTTTTGTTAATTTTAATTAAATAACTTATACATTTTGATTAAAGAACGCGCGTTTAATTGTTTGTAACGCAATGGCTATACCATAAGGCAATTTAATGAAGAAAAAAGATTTGATTACTTAATAAAAGCTTTGATTTAATTGGATTATTTTATTAAAAGATTTTAGAATTTTGAATGAATAAAGGATAGGAATCTAAATTAAATATTACATAAATGTATTTATTTAATGTAATTATTACGAAAATGTTAAAAATATTTTTGAAAGTGGAGGCTAACTATTAAACCGACTATCCGCCTCTTCTTGTTGCTACTGTATTATCTCCCTTTACGGCCCTTGACGGGAGAGGGTTAGGGTGAAAATATTTTTTCCAATTTTCCATGCTTTTGCAAAAAAATGACATATCATTTCTATTTTAGACGATAAAAATTTGTATATCTAATACTTTTGGCCTTAGATAGCTGAATGATATATCAGTATCAGTCGTCCATGGGGTTTTATCTTTTATGTTTTCTTAAAGCAGATAAACTATTTCACCTGTTTTCTCTACTCCATAACCTCCGAGTTCTCTTACTTGATTTTTAAATTCAGAGTTTCGTATTATATCCATAAGAAATTTAATATTTTCACTATTAAAATATTCTTCAAGAATGACAATATCATATTGCTCAGTAATTACTGGAATAAAGTCCAAATTAAGCGCTTTGGCAGCGGCATAAATACCAAGACCAGCATCAGCCGTGCCAGAAAGAACATTTGCGGCTACAGACATGTGAGTATATTCTTCATTTTCATACCCTTTAATTTGCGAAGGATTTATTTTAAGTTCATTTAATTTATAATCAAGGAGTATTCTTGTTCCTGAACCACCTTGGCGGTTAATAAATATAATATCTTCCCGTATTAAATCTTTGATCGATTCAATTTTTTTAGGATTTCCTTTTTGAATTATAAGACCTTGCTCACGCATTACGAGATTTACAGCGACTACTTTTAAGCCCTGAAGATATTTTTTTATGTAAGAAATATTATATGAACCATCAGATAAATCAAGCAAATGAGAACCTGCTAAATGGCAATAACCTTTTTTAAGTGCTAAAAGTCCTCCGGTGCTGCCAACATGACTTGATGATAAAGTTAAACGGCTATCTTTTGCCTTAATAAAATCAGATAAAACATCAAGCGTATTATCATGGCTACCAACAACAACAATGGTATTTTCTATACTTGATAAAGGTCGCAAAAGTTCTGCATAAACGGGTTCATTTTCTTTTAAGCCTTCAAAATTAGCTGGAATTCGTATTATTCCGTCGGCTTCAGTTAAGCTTGTTATGCATCCAGCGCCTCTTGGAAGAGTTGCTGCAACAATTCTATTTCCAACTTTGCCTAATTTTACCCTTAAAAATTCT
This region includes:
- a CDS encoding EAL domain-containing protein, which codes for MGAPYINERAKLMLDNLFGIHRKIKNLEEAERKYRGIFENAVEGIFRTSPEGHYLEVNPALSRMYGFQSSKEMIRYFKDIKNQLYVEAYRRDEFKRLMDTNGEVVNFESPIRKKDGSIIWISENARAEHNEDDEILYYEGTVVDITERKKIEEELNKQQMFYKQLFENSPQAIVLIDGNRNVVESNKSFENLFGYRAVDIKGFGIRSFIVPDNMITECENYRKNVLNGNVVRKETLRCNKDGRLIPVLMLAIPVIINNLVQGTYYIYEDITDRKSYEEMITRQAFYDSLTSLPNRTLFMDRLKHAIERSKRRNDYKFSVVMMDLNKFKLVNDTLGHIAGDNLLRHIAKILESSIRSIDTAARLGGDEFALILEELKDRNDLLIVIERIQCLMHDTVNICGKDIISSGSMGIVCDTQDYINAEEILRDADIAMYKAKEQGEIYIFFNSYMQKEIIEKATIETDLRDALNKNEFKLHYQPIISLTSGLLDGFEALLRWNHPDRGSIPPYKFIPVAEETGLIIPIGTWVLKEACKQLKCWDELYTLNDALSVSINVSCKQFMQSNFIDSIISILEQTNVNPNRIWLEITESVIIKDYDAVIKTMKMLKNIGIKLSIDDFGTGYSSLNYLCELPVDSLKIDRSFISNQKNSANNLHIVKTIINMAKNLGLKVVAEGVEDSEQLINLKENQCDKVQGYYFYKPLDVENAGKLLQKCLKKEVHFNEII
- a CDS encoding MltA-interacting MipA family protein, giving the protein MKTLYGFITFLIILFLSLSVTLAAEVSSTLNVNSAYVWRGITFNDGFVVQPSIDVASKGFGVNVWANMDIDDYNDTLEEHEFSEVDITLKYSMDFKMLSVDLGCIQYLFPAGAHGTRELYISLGITPIDNFTTTLNANYDFDEIDDFYISFVAAYNIEIMSKLNASLSASVGYIGKDMSLGEDAGLNDYQFSLSSTYSATDALSFSIFVAYTNNFDDKVLPKQDVDLFGGIIINYVM